The following are from one region of the Lytechinus pictus isolate F3 Inbred chromosome 4, Lp3.0, whole genome shotgun sequence genome:
- the LOC129258353 gene encoding exodeoxyribonuclease-like: MASKELTKRQESKASNDKDVDQKKTKVEESEPKEEVYTTDRKSESGKSYNLKISAWNIGGMKAWIKKGGIDYITKESPDIFLAQETKVDATKPPPEAALDDYHITYNAAEKKGYSGVALFSKKKPISVTKGMGIEEHDKEGRMITAEYDSFYFVGVYVPNSSRGLVRLDYRQEWDKDFMAYLKKLDAKKPVICCGDMNVAHEEIDLKNPKSNRNKTPGFTDQEREGFTALLDTGFVDSFRHLYPEQADAYSFWTYMGNCRAKNVGWRLDYGVISKSLVPKLCDNQMRTQTFGSDHCPMVVYMAM; encoded by the exons ATGGcgtctaaggaactgactaaAAGG caAGAATCAAAAGCAAGCAATGACAAAGATGTCGATCAGAAGAAAACCAAAGTAGAG GAATCGGAGCCAAAGGAAGAGGTCTACACCACGGATAGGaaatcagagtcgggaaa ATCATACAACTTGAAAATCTCAGCATGGAACATTGGAGGAATGAAAGCATGGATCAAG AAAGGAGGGATCGATTACATCACCAAGGAATCCCCTGATATCTTCCTTGCCCAAGAGACCAAAGTCGATGCAACGAAGCCCCCTCCCGAGGCAGCTCTGGACGACTACCACATCACCTACAACGCTGCGGAAAAGAAGGGGTATTCGGGTGTGGCCCTGTTCTCCAAGAAGAAGCCCATCAGTGTCACCAAAGGCATGG GTATTGAAGAGCACGATAAAGAAGGGCGTATGATCACGGCAGAGTATGACTCATTCTATTTTGTAGGAGTCT ATGTTCCCAACTCTAGCAGAGGCCTTGTCAG GTTAGATTACAGACAAGAGTGGGACAAAGATTTCATGGCCTATCTCAAAAAGCTCGACGCCAAGAAACCTGTCATATGCTGTGGTGACATGAATGTTGCCCATGAGGAGATAG ATCTGAAGAATCCGAAGAGCAACCGCAACAAGACGCCTGGCTTCACTGACCAAGAGAGGGAGGGCTTCACTGCGCTCCTTGACACAGGCTTTGTGGATTCCTTCCGTCACCTGTACCCTGAGCAGGCAGATGCTTATTCGTTCTGGACCTACATGGGAAACTGCAGAGCAAAGAATGTTGGCTG gaggCTAGATTACGGTGTGATTTCCAAGTCGCTCGTGCCAAAGCTGTGCGATAACCAGATGAGAACGCAGACGTTCGGTAGTGACCACTGCCCCATGGTGGTCTACATGGCCATGTGA